The following are from one region of the Paenibacillus sabinae T27 genome:
- the pepF gene encoding oligoendopeptidase F: MEQLLKRNEVPEEHRWKLEDMFASQQEWDKTYDQAKQLIEEASKFQGKLSTAAALKECFELDDELSLKTERLYVYAHMRQDEDTANPVYQALSQKAKKLSVDAGEALSYVTPEILALPVEKLDEFIADPSLADYTFTLTEMKRQKAHVLSKAEEALLAQVGTLSQAPQNIFGMLNNADLKFPKIKDESGKEVELTHGSYIKFLESPNREVRKSAFTAVYNTYAKQKNTIAATLGANVNKNVFYSRVRKYPSVLEMSLFGDNISEEVYTNLIDTIHESLPLMHRYMKLRQKLLGVDELHMYDLFAPLVDEYKLDIPFEEAKKITKEGLKPLGEDYLKALQDGYDNGWIDVYENENKRTGAYSWGAYGTHPYVLLNHNDNLNSMFTLAHEMGHALHSYYSDNALKYRDAQYTIFLAEVASTTNEALLMHYLLEKSTDKKEKMYLLTYYADQFRTTVFRQTMFAEFEKIVHERAEKGESLTPQDLSAIYYDLNLKYYGKDMVVDKDIEMEWARIPHFYNSFYVYKYATGFSAATSFSKQILEEGKPAVDRYLGFLKSGGSDYSINILKKAGVDMSSPQPIREAMSVFENVIEQMEELTK; the protein is encoded by the coding sequence ATGGAACAATTATTGAAGAGAAACGAAGTGCCCGAAGAGCACCGCTGGAAGCTTGAAGATATGTTCGCTTCGCAGCAGGAGTGGGACAAAACTTATGATCAAGCGAAGCAGCTGATTGAGGAAGCCTCCAAATTCCAAGGCAAACTCAGCACCGCTGCTGCGCTCAAGGAATGCTTTGAACTGGACGACGAATTGTCGCTCAAGACTGAGCGTCTGTATGTATACGCCCATATGCGTCAGGATGAAGACACCGCCAATCCAGTCTATCAGGCGCTCTCCCAGAAAGCGAAGAAGCTCAGCGTAGACGCCGGGGAAGCTCTCTCCTATGTGACGCCGGAAATTCTGGCGCTGCCGGTGGAGAAGCTTGACGAGTTCATCGCCGATCCTTCGCTGGCGGATTATACCTTTACACTGACCGAGATGAAGCGCCAAAAAGCTCATGTGCTGTCCAAAGCGGAAGAAGCGCTGCTGGCGCAGGTCGGCACGCTGTCCCAGGCGCCGCAAAATATTTTTGGCATGCTGAACAACGCCGATCTCAAATTCCCAAAAATCAAAGATGAGTCCGGCAAGGAAGTCGAACTGACCCACGGCAGCTACATAAAGTTCCTTGAGAGCCCGAACCGGGAAGTCCGCAAGAGTGCCTTTACGGCGGTATATAACACGTATGCCAAGCAAAAGAACACGATCGCCGCAACGCTCGGCGCGAATGTGAACAAGAATGTCTTTTACTCGCGGGTGCGCAAATATCCTTCCGTTCTGGAGATGTCTCTGTTCGGCGACAACATTTCCGAAGAAGTCTATACGAACCTCATCGACACGATCCATGAGAGCCTGCCGCTGATGCACCGTTATATGAAGCTGCGCCAGAAGCTGCTTGGCGTGGATGAGCTCCATATGTATGATCTGTTCGCGCCGCTGGTGGACGAATACAAGCTGGACATTCCTTTTGAAGAAGCCAAGAAAATTACAAAAGAAGGCCTGAAACCGCTGGGCGAGGATTACTTAAAGGCGCTCCAGGATGGATACGACAACGGCTGGATCGACGTCTACGAGAATGAGAACAAGCGCACCGGAGCATACAGCTGGGGAGCCTACGGCACGCATCCGTACGTGCTGCTGAACCACAACGACAACCTGAACAGCATGTTCACGCTGGCGCATGAAATGGGCCACGCCCTCCACTCGTACTATTCGGATAACGCGCTGAAGTACCGTGACGCCCAATATACGATCTTCCTTGCAGAGGTGGCTTCCACAACGAACGAGGCGCTGCTCATGCATTATTTGCTGGAAAAGTCGACCGACAAGAAGGAAAAGATGTATCTGCTCACCTACTACGCGGATCAATTCCGCACAACGGTGTTCCGTCAGACGATGTTTGCCGAGTTCGAAAAAATCGTTCACGAGCGCGCCGAGAAGGGCGAATCGCTCACTCCGCAGGATCTGTCGGCGATCTACTACGATCTGAATCTCAAATATTACGGCAAGGACATGGTCGTGGACAAGGACATTGAGATGGAATGGGCGCGGATTCCGCATTTCTATAACAGCTTCTATGTCTATAAGTACGCGACGGGCTTCTCGGCGGCCACCAGCTTCTCCAAGCAGATTCTGGAGGAAGGCAAGCCGGCGGTCGACCGTTATCTCGGCTTCCTGAAGAGCGGCGGCAGCGACTATTCGATCAATATTCTGAAAAAAGCAGGCGTCGACATGTCCTCGCCGCAGCCGATCCGCGAAGCGATGAGCGTCTTCGAGAATGTGATCGAGCAAATGGAAGAGTTGACGAAGTAA
- a CDS encoding cold shock domain-containing protein, whose protein sequence is MKGTVKWFNAEKGYGFIQVDGGEDVFVHFSAIQGDGFKTLEEGQSVEFEITEGNRGPQAANVIKL, encoded by the coding sequence TTGAAAGGTACAGTAAAATGGTTTAACGCAGAAAAAGGTTACGGTTTTATCCAAGTTGATGGCGGCGAAGACGTATTCGTTCATTTCTCCGCAATCCAAGGAGACGGCTTCAAGACTTTGGAAGAAGGTCAATCCGTTGAATTCGAAATCACTGAAGGCAACCGCGGCCCTCAAGCAGCTAACGTAATTAAACTGTAA
- a CDS encoding DUF2975 domain-containing protein, translated as MNVKRGSTTFLKVIIFLAGIAVLALCIFLVPHIANFAAKLYPNIVLMKYFVFIVMYGAAVPFYFALYQAFNLLRYIDENTAFSELSVKALKNIKCCAITISGLYVLGLPLFRLIAKKVDPPIGFLGLIIIFASLVISVFAAILQRLLQEAINIKSENDLTV; from the coding sequence ATGAATGTTAAACGAGGTTCAACCACGTTCTTAAAGGTAATTATTTTTCTGGCTGGAATTGCAGTGCTTGCTTTGTGTATATTTTTAGTGCCCCATATAGCGAATTTCGCAGCAAAATTGTATCCCAATATTGTCCTAATGAAATATTTCGTTTTCATTGTGATGTATGGAGCGGCTGTGCCGTTTTACTTTGCTCTCTATCAGGCTTTCAATCTATTACGGTACATTGACGAGAACACAGCCTTCTCGGAATTATCTGTAAAGGCGTTAAAGAACATAAAGTGCTGTGCGATTACAATCAGTGGTTTGTATGTATTAGGTTTGCCACTCTTTCGTTTGATAGCGAAGAAAGTTGACCCTCCTATTGGATTTTTGGGGCTAATCATCATTTTTGCTTCGTTGGTTATCTCTGTTTTTGCTGCTATCCTCCAACGGCTTCTACAAGAAGCGATTAACATAAAATCAGAAAATGATTTGACGGTCTGA
- a CDS encoding helix-turn-helix domain-containing protein, whose amino-acid sequence MTIIINIDVMLAKRKMSVTELSERVGITMANLSILKNGKAKAVRFSTLEAICKSLDCQPGDILEYKSDEDNQ is encoded by the coding sequence ATGACAATTATCATTAATATTGATGTGATGTTAGCAAAACGGAAAATGAGCGTAACGGAGCTTTCGGAGAGGGTTGGAATTACTATGGCGAATCTCTCCATTCTGAAAAATGGGAAAGCAAAAGCGGTTCGTTTTTCAACATTAGAAGCGATTTGTAAGTCTTTGGATTGTCAGCCAGGTGATATTTTGGAGTACAAAAGCGACGAAGACAATCAATAA
- a CDS encoding nitroreductase family protein: MTFDDFKQLAQSRRSIRDFSDEDVLPEDVRDIIDCARFAPSDTNSQTWEFIAVMNRDKIKAIEAFTWKRLDEIAAAAETRGLAREAKLMVKSFGPYATAFGNAPAMIICLATPYTSKFRERIFDPVQFGNPEIWAEEGIKSSCLSVQNLMLAAHAKGLATCPMTGPVLLAEQDLREYLNIPHDRQINMAVALGHPAAKPKTIARKEIDEILTFVE, translated from the coding sequence ATGACTTTTGACGATTTCAAGCAGCTGGCTCAGTCCCGCCGCAGTATCCGGGATTTCAGCGATGAGGACGTGCTACCGGAAGACGTTAGGGATATTATCGATTGCGCCCGCTTTGCTCCCAGCGACACCAATTCGCAAACCTGGGAATTTATCGCCGTGATGAACCGCGACAAGATTAAAGCAATTGAAGCCTTCACCTGGAAACGGCTGGATGAAATTGCGGCTGCGGCGGAGACCCGGGGACTTGCTCGGGAAGCCAAGCTGATGGTGAAGTCGTTCGGCCCCTACGCTACCGCATTCGGGAACGCCCCGGCGATGATTATTTGCCTGGCCACCCCCTACACGTCCAAATTCCGGGAACGGATCTTTGATCCGGTTCAGTTCGGTAACCCGGAAATCTGGGCCGAGGAAGGAATCAAGAGCAGCTGCCTGTCGGTTCAAAATCTGATGCTCGCCGCTCACGCCAAAGGGCTGGCCACCTGCCCGATGACCGGTCCCGTGCTGCTGGCAGAACAGGATCTGAGGGAATACCTGAACATTCCCCATGACCGGCAGATCAACATGGCTGTTGCGCTTGGACATCCCGCCGCTAAGCCCAAAACGATTGCGCGCAAAGAGATCGATGAGATCCTGACCTTTGTCGAGTAA
- a CDS encoding MFS transporter, with amino-acid sequence MKRRDGSFTGQNWLRSFMFTIYGTSVLAISYFPLFYSHLGFSSAQVGYLYSLGPLISILSNLFWSMISDRLGTIRKIMVILLGGQLGAAVMLSQATEFSSVMVILSFFYFFYYPVFPLSDTMAIKIAERLGRNFITIRLFGSIGYAFFALTIGYLLRALGTSWSVYLCIIIILISLFTAWMLQDTKPEKRSSTINNSEMEVTPQTGSKSEGIRQILFKKEVLWFFGCVFLLALGHRMNEAFLTVSMKQLGAGAELIGWALLVSALSEIPVLFLLGKYGDRFKELPLLALASLMYAIRFLLMASVHHPGGMIAIQLMHSITFGVFYVTAVRYITRIIPDHLRATGMAIFTIIWSSVSGLLSGTFGGMIFQEAGLAPFYRVAMLLSIVACAGFFAKYWLESDGEFSLTPWKRLSRAKRPKVPAAQTSAEASHLEEVTL; translated from the coding sequence ATGAAGCGAAGAGACGGAAGCTTCACAGGCCAAAACTGGCTGCGTTCGTTCATGTTCACTATTTACGGAACCAGCGTACTCGCCATATCCTATTTCCCGCTCTTTTACAGCCATTTGGGATTTAGCAGCGCTCAAGTCGGCTATTTATATTCCCTTGGCCCGCTGATTTCAATTCTCTCCAACCTGTTCTGGAGCATGATCAGCGACCGGCTTGGCACCATTCGTAAAATTATGGTCATTCTGCTAGGCGGCCAGCTTGGTGCAGCGGTTATGTTGTCCCAGGCGACCGAGTTTTCCTCGGTTATGGTTATTCTGTCCTTCTTTTACTTCTTCTATTATCCTGTTTTTCCGCTGTCAGATACCATGGCAATCAAAATCGCGGAAAGACTTGGTCGGAACTTTATCACGATACGCCTGTTCGGATCGATAGGATATGCTTTTTTTGCTCTGACGATCGGATATCTGCTTAGAGCACTTGGCACATCGTGGAGCGTATATCTCTGTATCATTATCATTTTGATATCTCTGTTTACAGCATGGATGCTTCAGGATACGAAACCGGAGAAACGCAGCAGCACAATAAATAACTCCGAAATGGAAGTCACGCCACAGACAGGGAGCAAATCGGAAGGCATAAGACAGATTCTTTTTAAAAAGGAAGTTCTCTGGTTCTTCGGCTGCGTATTCTTACTTGCCCTGGGGCACCGGATGAACGAGGCTTTCCTGACGGTGAGCATGAAGCAGCTTGGAGCCGGGGCCGAACTGATCGGCTGGGCATTGCTGGTCTCCGCCCTAAGCGAAATTCCTGTACTGTTCCTGCTCGGAAAATACGGCGACCGATTCAAGGAGCTGCCTCTGCTCGCGTTGGCGAGCCTGATGTACGCCATCAGGTTTCTGCTCATGGCCTCCGTTCATCATCCGGGCGGTATGATCGCCATTCAGCTCATGCACAGCATCACGTTCGGGGTCTTTTATGTAACGGCCGTACGCTATATTACGCGCATTATTCCGGATCATCTGCGTGCGACCGGAATGGCTATTTTCACCATCATCTGGTCCAGCGTATCGGGACTGCTCAGCGGAACGTTCGGGGGGATGATATTTCAGGAAGCGGGACTTGCGCCGTTCTACCGGGTCGCGATGCTGCTCTCTATTGTTGCCTGTGCCGGGTTCTTCGCAAAATACTGGCTCGAGTCGGACGGCGAATTTTCGCTTACTCCATGGAAACGGCTCAGCCGGGCGAAACGCCCGAAAGTGCCTGCTGCCCAAACCTCTGCCGAAGCTTCTCACCTGGAAGAAGTTACGCTATAA
- a CDS encoding tetraprenyl-beta-curcumene synthase family protein, with the protein MSEFEQGRSLSPRGPIGLMSRVYKYVLPEVRNCLNVWRKDAEGIPDPELRKQALASIETKQFHCEGGGVYAAGNLPMRHILIPLIVAYQTISDYLDNLCDRSTSMNAEDFRLLHQSMLDAITPGAEPVNYYALRSEQDDGGYLYRLVRTCQEMISKLPGYASAASEISGLASLYTDLQVYKHIRHDLREAALKEWWEENRSRAPRLHWNEFAAATGSTLGIFMLFLASCDSRLSKPDASLIRAGYFPHLCCLHIMLDYLIDQDEDRAGGDLNFCNYYDNTDTMLNRIASIVEWARNDVRNIPETPLHRMVIEGLLALYLSDPKVSEQREVRSVSRRLMKRSPLTRLFFFVNSRWIRKHLY; encoded by the coding sequence TTGAGTGAATTTGAGCAAGGCCGTTCCCTGAGTCCGCGCGGCCCGATTGGATTAATGAGCAGGGTCTACAAGTACGTGCTCCCTGAGGTACGGAACTGCCTTAATGTCTGGCGTAAGGATGCGGAAGGGATTCCCGATCCCGAGCTTCGGAAGCAAGCGCTCGCAAGTATAGAAACGAAGCAGTTTCATTGCGAAGGCGGAGGCGTATATGCAGCGGGCAATTTGCCGATGAGGCATATTCTTATCCCGCTGATTGTCGCCTATCAGACGATAAGCGATTATTTGGACAATCTGTGCGACCGCAGCACTTCCATGAATGCCGAAGACTTCAGGCTGCTGCACCAATCAATGCTGGATGCGATTACACCGGGAGCTGAACCGGTTAATTATTACGCGCTCCGCAGCGAACAAGATGACGGCGGATATCTGTACCGGCTGGTGCGCACTTGCCAGGAAATGATCTCAAAGCTTCCCGGATACGCGTCCGCAGCTTCAGAGATTTCCGGACTGGCAAGTTTATACACGGATCTCCAGGTCTATAAGCATATCCGTCATGATTTGAGGGAAGCTGCGCTTAAGGAATGGTGGGAGGAGAATCGAAGCAGGGCGCCGCGGTTACATTGGAATGAATTTGCGGCGGCAACGGGTTCGACGCTGGGGATTTTCATGCTGTTCCTGGCTTCCTGCGACTCCAGGCTTAGTAAGCCGGACGCTTCATTGATTCGAGCAGGATATTTCCCGCATTTATGCTGTCTGCATATTATGCTGGATTATCTGATCGATCAGGATGAAGACCGCGCCGGCGGCGATCTCAATTTCTGCAATTACTACGACAATACGGATACCATGCTGAATCGGATTGCTTCAATCGTGGAGTGGGCACGAAATGATGTTCGGAACATACCTGAGACTCCCTTGCACCGCATGGTCATCGAGGGGCTGCTGGCATTGTATTTATCCGATCCGAAAGTCAGCGAACAGCGGGAGGTTCGCTCTGTCTCCAGAAGGCTGATGAAGAGAAGCCCTCTGACGAGACTGTTTTTCTTTGTCAACAGCCGGTGGATACGCAAGCATTTGTATTAG
- the pfkA gene encoding 6-phosphofructokinase: MAEVKKIAVLTSGGDSQGMNAAVRAVVRSALFFGVEVYGIQRGYQGLLNRDIFPMDIRSVGDIIQRGGTILQSARCLEFLKPEGQQKGADILREYGIDGLVVIGGDGSYNGANKLSKLGIKTMGLPGTIDNDISFTDYTIGFDTAVSIVVDAINKLRDTMSSHERSSVVEVMGRHCGDIALHSGLASGAETILIPEMPFELDEVADRMRENFAKGKRHSIVIVAEGVGKGEDIAQALKDRHASIDARVTVLGHIQRGGSPTPADRNLASRLGDFAVRKLIEGESGKACGIINGELVLTDIDKVVNTKKDFDLELYNLASRLSQ; encoded by the coding sequence ATGGCAGAAGTAAAGAAAATCGCAGTTTTGACAAGCGGCGGAGACTCGCAAGGCATGAACGCCGCTGTCCGCGCAGTTGTGCGCAGCGCTCTTTTTTTCGGAGTTGAGGTGTACGGAATTCAACGCGGCTACCAAGGGCTTCTGAATCGGGATATTTTCCCGATGGATATCCGCAGCGTAGGCGACATTATCCAGCGGGGCGGCACGATCCTGCAATCCGCGCGATGCCTGGAGTTTTTGAAGCCAGAAGGCCAGCAGAAGGGCGCCGATATTTTGCGTGAATACGGCATCGACGGCCTTGTGGTAATCGGCGGAGATGGTTCCTACAACGGTGCCAACAAGCTGAGCAAGCTCGGCATCAAGACAATGGGGCTGCCGGGTACAATCGACAATGATATTTCTTTCACCGACTATACCATCGGCTTTGATACGGCGGTCAGCATCGTCGTTGACGCCATCAATAAGCTGCGCGACACAATGTCTTCCCACGAACGCTCTTCTGTTGTTGAGGTCATGGGACGTCACTGCGGCGATATCGCCCTGCATTCGGGACTCGCTTCCGGAGCGGAGACGATTCTCATTCCGGAAATGCCGTTCGAGCTTGACGAGGTCGCCGACCGCATGCGGGAGAACTTTGCCAAAGGCAAGCGTCACAGTATCGTTATCGTGGCCGAAGGCGTAGGCAAAGGCGAAGACATCGCCCAGGCGCTCAAGGATCGCCACGCTTCGATCGATGCGCGCGTAACGGTGCTCGGACATATTCAGCGCGGCGGCAGCCCTACACCGGCCGACCGTAATCTGGCGAGCCGGCTTGGCGACTTCGCTGTGCGCAAGCTGATCGAAGGCGAATCGGGTAAAGCATGCGGCATCATCAATGGCGAGCTTGTGCTTACGGATATCGACAAGGTTGTCAATACGAAGAAGGATTTCGACCTGGAGCTGTACAACCTGGCTTCGCGTCTCTCCCAGTAA
- a CDS encoding CoA-disulfide reductase: MARNIVIVGGVAGGASAAARLRRWNEQDQIIMFERGEHVSFANCGLPYYIGGIIESRDKLFVQTEKGIEDRFNIDVRPLTEVTEIDRILKTVVYRNTETGETGRQPYDILILSPGAKPIVPELPGIGSADNLFTLRNIRDTDLIKTYVSERCPKRAVVIGAGFIGLEMAENLRDQGLGVTVIDRGEQVLAPFDPEMVKPVEQHMKLKGVEVLLNTGIKAVERQGGQVRLDSGRVLEADMIILAIGVSPENELARSSGLELGVRGAISVNEQLQTSDPSIYAVGDAIEVKDRIHGFRTLVSLAWGANRQGRLAADHINGQQISYKGALGTAIIKIFDLTAAATGSSEKTLKRLGVPYQAVHIHPQSHAGYYPGASPISLKLLFDPKTGDIFGAQAVGADGVDKRIDVIATAIRAGMKVQELADIELAYAPPYSSAKDPVNMAGYVASNIADGLVETMQWHEVDDFVRRGGLVVDVRDEIELIAGSIPGSINIPLPELRGRLDALPSNREIAVSCQVGLRGYIAARMLAQHGYRVRNVDGGYKTYASMADNRMPEGISQLENTKINVNKRLMADSADRSREDSELPISRITMVDACGLQCPGPILKVYEAVQVLNEGELLEIRATDFGFAADIGQWCQKMGHTLESVDTVGGTVKALIRKGNKISGASVSRQPSRSDGATMVVFSGDLDKAIASFIIASGAAAMGKRVTMFFTFWGLGLLRKPKHPKMKKTAMEKMFGLLLPKSTNDLPLSKMNMGGLGPKMIRGVMRRKNVDSLELLISNAAKSGVRMIACTMSMDIMGIRKEELIDGIEFAGVASYIGSADDAGMNLFI; the protein is encoded by the coding sequence ATGGCCAGAAATATTGTAATCGTTGGAGGAGTAGCGGGTGGGGCGTCTGCCGCTGCGCGGCTCCGCAGATGGAATGAACAGGATCAAATCATCATGTTCGAACGGGGAGAGCATGTATCCTTTGCGAACTGCGGGCTGCCCTATTATATCGGGGGGATAATCGAGTCCCGCGACAAGCTTTTTGTTCAAACTGAAAAAGGGATTGAGGATAGGTTCAATATTGACGTTAGGCCGCTTACCGAGGTGACGGAAATAGATAGGATCTTGAAGACGGTCGTTTACCGCAATACGGAGACAGGCGAAACGGGACGTCAGCCTTACGATATTCTTATTCTGTCTCCCGGAGCCAAGCCGATCGTGCCGGAGCTTCCGGGAATCGGCTCAGCCGATAACCTGTTCACGCTTCGGAATATTCGGGATACGGACCTGATCAAGACCTATGTCAGCGAACGTTGTCCGAAGCGCGCTGTCGTGATCGGAGCCGGGTTTATCGGCCTTGAAATGGCGGAGAATTTGCGGGATCAAGGACTCGGCGTAACGGTAATCGACCGCGGGGAGCAGGTGCTAGCTCCGTTCGATCCGGAGATGGTGAAGCCGGTGGAACAGCATATGAAGCTCAAAGGGGTTGAGGTCCTGCTGAATACCGGGATTAAGGCGGTTGAACGGCAGGGTGGACAAGTGCGTCTCGACTCGGGGCGGGTGCTGGAGGCCGATATGATCATTCTCGCCATTGGTGTATCGCCGGAGAACGAGCTTGCCCGCAGTAGCGGACTTGAGCTCGGCGTCCGGGGTGCAATCTCCGTCAATGAACAGCTTCAGACCAGCGATCCTTCCATCTATGCCGTCGGAGATGCCATTGAGGTCAAAGACCGGATCCATGGATTTCGGACGCTTGTTTCACTCGCCTGGGGAGCGAACCGCCAGGGAAGACTGGCCGCCGACCATATCAACGGGCAGCAGATATCGTACAAGGGGGCGCTGGGAACGGCCATTATCAAGATCTTTGACCTGACGGCAGCCGCCACAGGCAGCAGCGAAAAGACACTGAAGCGGCTCGGCGTCCCTTATCAGGCGGTTCATATCCATCCCCAATCTCACGCAGGGTATTACCCGGGGGCTTCTCCTATTTCATTAAAGCTTCTGTTTGATCCGAAGACAGGGGATATTTTCGGTGCGCAGGCGGTTGGAGCAGACGGCGTCGATAAACGGATTGACGTAATAGCGACGGCTATCCGGGCAGGTATGAAGGTCCAAGAGCTTGCGGACATTGAACTGGCTTATGCCCCTCCGTACTCTTCGGCAAAAGATCCGGTAAACATGGCGGGCTATGTCGCTTCCAATATCGCGGACGGTCTGGTCGAAACCATGCAGTGGCATGAAGTTGACGATTTTGTTCGCAGGGGAGGGCTTGTGGTTGATGTCCGTGACGAAATTGAATTAATAGCTGGAAGCATTCCGGGCTCCATAAACATTCCACTGCCGGAATTGCGCGGCCGTCTGGATGCGCTCCCTTCGAACCGGGAAATAGCGGTTAGCTGCCAGGTCGGATTGCGCGGATACATCGCCGCCCGGATGCTGGCTCAGCATGGATACCGGGTTCGTAATGTGGATGGGGGTTATAAGACTTATGCTTCCATGGCCGATAACCGTATGCCTGAAGGGATTTCACAATTAGAGAATACAAAAATAAATGTTAATAAACGGTTGATGGCTGACTCGGCTGACAGGAGCAGGGAGGATTCTGAGCTTCCCATTTCGCGGATTACGATGGTGGATGCTTGCGGACTCCAATGCCCCGGCCCTATACTCAAAGTATATGAAGCGGTACAAGTGCTGAACGAGGGAGAACTGCTGGAAATCAGGGCAACCGATTTCGGTTTCGCAGCGGATATTGGCCAGTGGTGTCAGAAGATGGGCCATACGCTTGAATCGGTGGATACGGTCGGAGGAACAGTAAAAGCGCTGATAAGAAAGGGAAACAAAATATCAGGCGCGTCTGTGTCCCGTCAGCCCAGCCGTTCCGACGGAGCGACAATGGTCGTGTTCAGCGGCGACCTGGATAAAGCCATCGCATCATTCATTATTGCCTCAGGCGCGGCTGCCATGGGGAAGAGGGTTACGATGTTCTTCACGTTCTGGGGCCTGGGTCTCCTGCGCAAGCCGAAACACCCGAAGATGAAGAAGACTGCAATGGAGAAAATGTTCGGCCTTTTGCTCCCCAAGAGTACCAATGATCTGCCGCTGTCCAAAATGAACATGGGCGGTTTGGGTCCGAAGATGATACGAGGCGTGATGCGCCGGAAGAACGTCGATTCGTTGGAGCTGCTGATCTCGAATGCAGCCAAGTCGGGTGTTCGAATGATAGCCTGCACAATGAGTATGGATATTATGGGCATTCGCAAGGAGGAACTGATCGATGGCATTGAATTCGCAGGTGTAGCAAGCTATATCGGTTCTGCCGATGATGCGGGAATGAATCTGTTTATCTAA
- a CDS encoding metal-sensitive transcriptional regulator yields MEYDNAIKNRLKRIEGQVRGVLAMLEEGKDCRDIVTQLTAIRTAVDRTIGSVIGSNLEHCIQEELNKGHSPDKVIKEAVELLVKSR; encoded by the coding sequence ATGGAATACGATAACGCGATAAAAAACAGGCTGAAACGGATCGAAGGACAGGTGCGGGGAGTACTCGCCATGTTGGAGGAAGGGAAGGACTGCCGCGATATTGTAACCCAGCTGACGGCAATCCGTACGGCGGTCGACCGGACCATCGGCTCGGTAATCGGATCGAACCTGGAGCACTGTATCCAGGAGGAACTGAACAAGGGCCATTCGCCGGACAAAGTAATTAAGGAAGCGGTTGAGCTTCTGGTCAAAAGCCGCTGA